The DNA window GAAAAGCGGGAGTCGACGGCGTCGGCGTCCTCCAGTCGAGAGAGGGCGTACCGGACAGTCCGCGGCGGCAGAAGCGTCTCCTCGGCGAGTTGGCTCTGCGTCATGGTCTCGTTGTAGTCGAGAACCTTCGCCACGAGTTTCGCGCTCGGGGGCATCTCCCGTATCGGGTCCCATCGGTCGGAGGTGCCTTCGTCTGCGGCGACTGCCTCGGTGGTGCTCATTCTACGTCCTACTCGGAGATGTGGCCTAATAATATTTGCTGTATAGAAATATTACCTAAGCGAATATTAAACGATTGAACGCTAGCCCGAACGAAACGGCGGAAACGACGTTCGCCCCGGCGAGAGCGTTAGGGCTACCCGAAGCCTCTTATGAACCCGTCCCCTACGGCTGGTGATGACCGATACTGTGGACGACGTCGAACTCCCGTACGATGAGGAGACGGCGTCGCAGCAGGAGAAAATTAAGGCTCTCCAAGAGCGCCTCGAAATTCTCGAATCTCAGAACGAAGAGATGCGGGACAAGCTGCTGGACGCCAACGCGGAAAACAACAAGTTCCAGCAGAAACTCGAACGCCTCACGCACGAGAACAAGAAACTCAAGCAGTCGCCGCTGTTCGTCGCCACCGTCCAAGAGATAACGGACGAGGGCGTCATCATCAAGCAACACGGCAACAATCAGGAGGCGGTCACCGAAGTAACCGACGAGATGCGCGAAGAGCTCGAACCGGATTCGCGCGTCGCGGTCAACAACTCCCTCTCTATCGTCAAGCGCCTGGACAACGAAACCGACGTCCGGGCGCGCGTCATGCAGGTGGAACACAGCCCCGACGTGAGTTACGAGGACATCGGCGGCCTCGAAGAGCAGATGCAGGAAGTTCGCGAGACCGTCGAGATGCCGCTCGAACGCCCCGAGATGTTCGAGCAGGTCGGCATCGACCCGCCGTCCGGCGTTCTCCTCTACGGCCCGCCGGGCACCGGGAAGACGATGCTCGCGAAGGCCGTCGCCAACCAGACCGACGCCTCGTTCATCAAGATGGCCGGGTCGGAACTCGTTCACAAGTTCATCGGCGAGGGTGCGAAGCTCGTCCGCGACCTCTTCGAGGTCGCCCGCGAGAACGAACCCGCCGTCATCTTCATCGACGAGATAGACGCCATCGCCTCCAAGCGGACGGACTCGAAGACGTCCGGCGACGCCGAGGTTCAGCGCACGATGATGCAACTGCTCTCGGAGATGGACGGCTTCGACGAACGCGGCGAGATCCGCATCATCGCGGCGACGAACCGCTTCGACATGCTCGACCCCGCGATTCTCCGCCCCGGTCGGTTCGACCGCCTCATCGAGGTGCCCAAGCCGAACGAGGAGGGCCGCTCCATCATCTTCAAGATCCACACGCGCAACATGAACGTCGCCGACGACGTGGACTTCGAGGCCCTCGCCGAGATG is part of the Halopelagius longus genome and encodes:
- a CDS encoding MarR family transcriptional regulator, yielding MSTTEAVAADEGTSDRWDPIREMPPSAKLVAKVLDYNETMTQSQLAEETLLPPRTVRYALSRLEDADAVDSRFSFSDARKRLYTLNI
- the pan1 gene encoding proteasome-activating nucleotidase Pan1; the protein is MTDTVDDVELPYDEETASQQEKIKALQERLEILESQNEEMRDKLLDANAENNKFQQKLERLTHENKKLKQSPLFVATVQEITDEGVIIKQHGNNQEAVTEVTDEMREELEPDSRVAVNNSLSIVKRLDNETDVRARVMQVEHSPDVSYEDIGGLEEQMQEVRETVEMPLERPEMFEQVGIDPPSGVLLYGPPGTGKTMLAKAVANQTDASFIKMAGSELVHKFIGEGAKLVRDLFEVARENEPAVIFIDEIDAIASKRTDSKTSGDAEVQRTMMQLLSEMDGFDERGEIRIIAATNRFDMLDPAILRPGRFDRLIEVPKPNEEGRSIIFKIHTRNMNVADDVDFEALAEMASDASGADIKAVCTEAGMFAIRDDRTEIYMTDFVEAWEKIQAEADEEDAVSRAFA